A stretch of the Clavibacter sp. B3I6 genome encodes the following:
- a CDS encoding O-acetylhomoserine aminocarboxypropyltransferase/cysteine synthase family protein — MSVVEGIHRADAPIVPGAPAAADAPAAPEASDAPVAVGFATRQIHAGAPLDADHGARVPPVHLTAGFVFDSFAEARDRFAGVDEGYLYTRNGNPTTDEVEKRLAELEGGTEAVLVASGQAATTTALLSILQAGDRILSSSSIYEGNRGLFRQNLGRLGIGVDFVDDHRDLDEWARRIGPDTRVLFGEPIPNPKNDLLDLAGIVEVAHAHGLPFVVDDTLATPYLLRPIEHGADVVVHSTSKFLAGHGSVLGGVVVDGGTFDWAARPDLFPHLNQPERSFGGASWADRFGRGALIAYAREVVASRFGPTPAPFSSFLLRQGIETLSLRVERHSANALAVARFLEARPEVSSVDYAGLPSSPSHDLARRYLPDGQGSVFSFTLAGGEPAAEAFTDAVRLFSRMTHLGDVRSLVLHPASTTHAGRTPEERDAAGIWPGLLRVSIGIEDIADILRDLERGLAAVRALPATRDRDARPATGS, encoded by the coding sequence ATGAGCGTCGTCGAGGGGATCCACCGGGCCGACGCGCCGATCGTGCCCGGCGCTCCCGCCGCGGCCGACGCTCCCGCCGCGCCCGAGGCATCCGACGCGCCGGTCGCGGTCGGCTTCGCCACGCGCCAGATCCACGCGGGCGCGCCGCTCGACGCGGACCACGGCGCGCGCGTGCCGCCCGTGCACCTCACCGCCGGCTTCGTGTTCGACAGCTTCGCCGAGGCCCGCGACCGGTTCGCCGGCGTCGACGAGGGCTACCTGTACACGCGCAACGGCAACCCGACCACCGACGAGGTCGAGAAGCGGCTCGCCGAGCTCGAGGGCGGCACCGAGGCGGTCCTCGTCGCGAGCGGCCAGGCCGCCACGACCACCGCGCTGCTGTCGATCCTGCAGGCCGGGGACCGGATCCTCTCGTCGAGCAGCATCTACGAGGGCAACCGCGGCCTCTTCCGGCAGAACCTCGGCCGCCTGGGCATCGGGGTCGACTTCGTGGACGACCACCGCGACCTCGACGAGTGGGCCCGCCGGATCGGCCCCGACACCCGCGTGCTGTTCGGCGAGCCCATCCCGAACCCCAAGAACGACCTGCTCGACCTCGCGGGCATCGTGGAGGTCGCGCACGCGCACGGCCTGCCGTTCGTGGTCGACGACACCCTCGCGACCCCGTACCTGCTCCGCCCGATCGAGCACGGCGCCGACGTCGTCGTGCACTCCACGAGCAAGTTCCTCGCGGGCCACGGCTCCGTGCTCGGCGGAGTGGTCGTCGACGGCGGCACCTTCGACTGGGCCGCGCGGCCGGATCTCTTCCCGCACCTGAACCAGCCGGAGCGGTCGTTCGGCGGCGCCAGCTGGGCCGACCGCTTCGGCCGCGGGGCCCTCATCGCGTACGCCCGCGAGGTCGTCGCGTCCCGCTTCGGCCCGACCCCGGCGCCGTTCAGCTCGTTCCTCCTGCGGCAGGGGATCGAGACCCTGTCGCTGCGCGTCGAGCGGCACTCGGCGAACGCGCTCGCCGTCGCGCGCTTCCTGGAGGCGCGGCCGGAGGTGTCGTCGGTCGACTACGCGGGCCTCCCCTCGAGCCCGTCGCACGACCTGGCGCGGAGGTACCTGCCCGACGGGCAGGGGTCCGTGTTCTCGTTCACGCTCGCGGGCGGGGAGCCGGCGGCGGAGGCGTTCACCGACGCGGTGCGCCTCTTCAGCCGCATGACGCACCTCGGCGACGTGCGCTCGCTGGTGCTGCACCCCGCGTCCACCACGCACGCGGGCCGGACCCCGGAGGAGCGCGACGCGGCGGGGATCTGGCCGGGGCTCCTGCGCGTCTCCATCGGCATCGAGGACATCGCCGACATCCTCCGCGACCTCGAGCGCGGGCTGGCCGCCGTGCGCGCCCTCCCCGCGACGCGCGACCGCGACGCCCGGCCCGCGACGGGGAGCTGA
- a CDS encoding cobalamin-independent methionine synthase II family protein: MTDRILTTHAGSLPRTPELTRLLVARDQRRPFDADELAAVTASSVADTVRRQLETGLDIVNDGEVPRVGFSTYVRERIDGFGGAGHRKPTLDSLKFPEYAAFQARQIVEGADVARVWDPPVAQGLLTYDPTLAGITEDLDGFARELAVQADRGLAPAGTFFSAATPGIVSTTLLLDAANPHYGDDRAYVFALADQLKTEYDAIVARGHVLQLDAPDLAMERVIQFGDATLDEFLAAVDLHVDALNHAIRDIPPERVRLHVCWGNWQGPHQDDVPVDVLLPHLYRARVGAFSIPLGNPAHQHEAPAFRDHPLPEGAVLIPGVVDVTTNYLEHPQVIAKRILEVVDAVGDPARVIAGTDCGLSTFASYEFVAQDVAWAKLGALVEGAAIASTRVFGA, from the coding sequence ATGACCGACCGCATCCTGACCACGCACGCCGGCAGCCTCCCGCGCACGCCGGAGCTGACCCGCCTGCTCGTCGCCCGCGACCAGCGCCGGCCGTTCGACGCGGACGAGCTCGCGGCCGTCACCGCCTCCTCCGTCGCCGACACCGTGCGCCGGCAGCTCGAGACCGGGCTCGACATCGTCAACGACGGCGAGGTGCCGCGCGTCGGCTTCTCGACGTACGTGCGGGAGCGGATCGACGGGTTCGGCGGCGCCGGCCACCGGAAGCCCACGCTCGATTCGCTGAAGTTCCCCGAGTACGCGGCGTTCCAGGCGCGGCAGATCGTGGAGGGCGCCGACGTCGCGCGCGTCTGGGATCCGCCGGTCGCGCAGGGCCTCCTGACGTACGACCCGACGCTCGCCGGGATCACGGAGGACCTCGACGGCTTCGCGCGCGAGCTCGCCGTGCAGGCGGACCGCGGCCTGGCGCCCGCGGGCACCTTCTTCTCGGCGGCGACCCCGGGCATCGTCTCGACGACCCTGCTGCTCGACGCCGCGAACCCGCACTACGGCGACGACCGCGCGTACGTCTTCGCGCTCGCCGACCAGCTGAAGACCGAGTACGACGCCATCGTCGCGCGCGGGCACGTCCTGCAGCTCGACGCACCCGACCTCGCGATGGAGCGGGTGATCCAGTTCGGCGACGCCACGCTCGACGAGTTCCTCGCCGCGGTCGACCTGCACGTCGACGCGCTCAACCACGCGATCCGCGACATCCCGCCCGAGAGGGTGCGCCTCCACGTCTGCTGGGGCAACTGGCAGGGTCCGCACCAGGACGACGTGCCCGTCGACGTGCTGCTCCCGCACCTGTACCGGGCGCGCGTCGGCGCGTTCAGCATCCCGCTCGGCAACCCCGCGCACCAGCACGAGGCCCCCGCGTTCCGCGACCACCCGCTGCCGGAGGGCGCCGTCCTCATCCCGGGGGTGGTGGACGTGACCACCAACTACCTGGAGCACCCGCAGGTGATCGCGAAGCGGATCCTCGAGGTCGTCGACGCCGTCGGCGACCCCGCCCGGGTGATCGCCGGCACCGACTGCGGCCTCTCCACCTTCGCCAGCTACGAGTTCGTCGCGCAGGACGTGGCCTGGGCGAAGCTCGGCGCGCTCGTCGAGGGCGCGGCCATCGCGTCGACCCGGGTGTTCGGCGCATGA
- a CDS encoding aminotransferase class I/II-fold pyridoxal phosphate-dependent enzyme yields MVKVTTAPIEQIRTQRTSIKWTRFPADVLPLFVAEMDYAIAEPVVEELVRRVRASDVGYLDGPGPLAPAFARFARERWGWIVDESRVRIATDVSVGIVETLRLAVPRGGRVVVTPPVYPPFFELVEEAGARIEEVPLLVDAGRASLDLAGLERAFASGVDAFLLCNPHNPMGLVHDARILAEVARLAARHDVLVISDEVHAPLTLPGARFTPFAPLAESLGASSICVTSASKGWNLAGAKCSVVVAGDARTHELLDGFVEEVACRTSILGLHANVVAFSCTDWLDDAIARIVANDALLASLLAEHLPGVVHHRPQAGATSPGSTSVRSASAPTRRP; encoded by the coding sequence ATGGTGAAGGTCACGACGGCGCCGATCGAGCAGATCCGCACCCAGCGCACGAGCATCAAGTGGACGCGGTTCCCCGCGGACGTGCTGCCCCTGTTCGTGGCCGAGATGGACTACGCCATCGCCGAGCCCGTCGTGGAGGAGCTGGTGCGGCGGGTCCGCGCCTCCGACGTCGGCTACCTCGACGGCCCCGGGCCGCTCGCGCCCGCGTTCGCCCGCTTCGCCCGCGAGCGCTGGGGCTGGATCGTCGACGAGAGCCGCGTGCGCATCGCCACCGACGTGAGCGTCGGCATCGTCGAGACCCTGCGCCTCGCGGTGCCGCGCGGCGGCCGCGTCGTCGTGACCCCGCCCGTGTACCCGCCGTTCTTCGAGCTCGTCGAGGAGGCGGGCGCCCGGATCGAGGAGGTGCCGCTCCTCGTCGACGCGGGCCGGGCGTCGCTCGACCTCGCCGGCCTCGAGCGCGCGTTCGCCTCCGGGGTCGACGCGTTCCTCCTCTGCAACCCGCACAACCCGATGGGGCTCGTGCACGACGCCCGGATCCTCGCCGAGGTCGCCCGGCTGGCCGCGCGCCACGACGTGCTCGTGATCAGCGACGAGGTGCACGCGCCCCTCACCCTGCCCGGCGCCCGCTTCACGCCCTTCGCGCCGCTGGCCGAGTCGCTCGGCGCCAGCTCGATCTGCGTCACCTCCGCGAGCAAGGGCTGGAATCTCGCCGGCGCCAAGTGCTCCGTCGTCGTCGCGGGGGACGCCCGCACCCACGAGCTGCTCGACGGGTTCGTGGAGGAGGTCGCCTGCCGCACGAGCATCCTCGGCCTGCACGCGAACGTCGTCGCGTTCTCCTGTACCGACTGGCTCGACGATGCCATCGCCCGAATCGTCGCGAACGACGCGCTCCTCGCGTCCCTGCTCGCCGAGCACCTGCCCGGCGTCGTGCACCACCGCCCCCAGGCGGGGGCTACCTCGCCTGGCTCGACCTCCGTCCGCTCGGCCTCGGCGCCGACCCGACGGCCGTGA
- a CDS encoding nuclear transport factor 2 family protein, producing the protein MTHPAPNPSPAPTALPEAVQRYLNGRDAGAPSAAAAPFAEGAVVEDDGRTHRGRAEIAAWRTGAASAFRYTSTRLATTVEAARVVLVDRLEGDFPGGRVDLTSVFTLDETGAIAALRIAVAD; encoded by the coding sequence ATGACCCACCCCGCACCGAATCCGAGCCCCGCCCCGACCGCTCTGCCGGAGGCCGTCCAGCGGTACCTGAACGGGCGCGATGCCGGCGCGCCGAGCGCGGCGGCGGCGCCGTTCGCGGAGGGCGCCGTCGTCGAGGACGACGGGCGCACCCACCGGGGCCGGGCGGAGATCGCCGCCTGGCGGACCGGCGCGGCCTCGGCGTTCCGCTACACGAGCACGCGGCTCGCCACCACGGTCGAGGCTGCCCGCGTCGTGCTGGTCGACCGGCTGGAGGGCGACTTCCCCGGCGGCCGGGTGGATCTGACGAGCGTCTTCACGCTGGACGAGACGGGCGCGATCGCCGCGCTCCGCATCGCCGTCGCCGACTAG
- a CDS encoding MerR family transcriptional regulator — MPPSVMTIGEFSRATRLTAKALRFYHRVGLLEPTAVDAGTRYRLYGPEQIHDARLIHHLRSVDMPVDEVRRVLTATDEGERRAAIAEHLARMERLLAETRASVDAIHAMLADVPVPVELRRVPATRALVIRDEIDLADLGEWFGATRAALRDACAPDDVVGPLGGLWSTELFLEERGAAALFLPLAASAAPPARGPARVETLPATLLAVVAHEGSDDTIGQAYAALGAHVAREGVGAAGPLREAYLGEAPTGGGVTEIGWPVREDATGRAD, encoded by the coding sequence GTGCCGCCGTCCGTCATGACCATCGGGGAGTTCAGCCGCGCCACGCGGCTCACCGCCAAGGCCCTGCGCTTCTACCACCGGGTGGGGCTGCTCGAGCCCACGGCCGTCGACGCCGGCACCCGCTACCGCCTCTACGGGCCGGAGCAGATCCACGACGCCCGGCTGATCCACCACCTCCGCTCCGTGGACATGCCGGTCGACGAGGTGCGCCGCGTCCTCACCGCGACCGACGAGGGCGAGCGCCGGGCGGCGATCGCCGAGCACCTCGCGCGGATGGAGCGCCTCCTCGCCGAGACGCGGGCGTCCGTCGACGCGATCCACGCGATGCTCGCCGACGTGCCGGTGCCCGTCGAGCTGCGGCGGGTCCCGGCGACGCGGGCCCTGGTCATCCGCGACGAGATCGACCTCGCCGACCTCGGCGAGTGGTTCGGCGCGACCCGCGCGGCGCTCCGGGACGCGTGCGCGCCCGACGACGTGGTCGGCCCGCTCGGCGGGCTGTGGTCCACGGAGCTGTTCTTGGAGGAGCGGGGCGCGGCGGCGCTGTTCCTCCCGCTCGCCGCGTCCGCCGCGCCGCCCGCGCGCGGCCCCGCCCGGGTGGAGACCCTGCCGGCGACGCTCCTCGCGGTCGTCGCGCACGAGGGGTCCGACGACACGATCGGCCAGGCGTACGCGGCGCTCGGCGCCCACGTGGCCCGGGAGGGCGTCGGCGCCGCCGGCCCGCTGCGGGAGGCGTACCTGGGCGAGGCGCCGACGGGCGGCGGCGTCACCGAGATCGGATGGCCGGTGCGCGAGGACGCGACGGGGCGAGCCGACTAG
- a CDS encoding NAD-dependent succinate-semialdehyde dehydrogenase — MSSYAVTDPTTGETVAEHPEITAAELQDAIAAAEGAYRGWSRRTTIAQRAALIARVAELHGERRDELARIIVREMGKPLDQALGEVDFAADIHSYYARNAEEFLADEPIALADGTGSAFVRRSGLGVLLGIMPWNFPYYQVARFAAPAIVTGNAILLKHAPQCPESAAAIQRMFADAAAELGTDPGVYVDVRATNAQVETVIADPRVQGVSVTGSERAGAAVAEIAGRHLKKVVLELGGSDPFILLSTDDLDAVVQDAVAARLDNNGQSCNGAKRFLVIDALYDDFVTRFTAALTAAQPADPMADGTLLGPLSSRAATERLTEQLSRAVAQGATFLASGEPVGNMFPPAVLADVTPEMDAYREEFFGPVAALYRVSSEEEAIALANDTPFGLGSYVYTTDPEQALRVADGIDAGMVWVNLVLGDAAELPFGGVKRSGSGRELGRHAVDEFANRKLIRIA, encoded by the coding sequence ATGAGCAGCTACGCCGTCACCGATCCGACCACCGGCGAGACCGTCGCCGAGCATCCCGAGATCACCGCCGCGGAGCTGCAGGACGCGATCGCCGCGGCCGAGGGCGCCTACCGCGGCTGGTCCCGCCGCACCACGATCGCCCAGCGCGCGGCCCTCATCGCCCGGGTCGCCGAGCTGCACGGGGAGCGCCGGGACGAGCTGGCCCGCATCATCGTGCGCGAGATGGGCAAGCCGCTCGACCAGGCGCTCGGCGAGGTCGACTTCGCCGCCGACATCCACTCCTACTACGCGCGGAACGCCGAGGAGTTCCTCGCCGATGAGCCGATCGCGCTCGCCGACGGCACCGGATCCGCGTTCGTGCGCCGCTCGGGCCTCGGTGTGCTGCTCGGGATCATGCCGTGGAACTTCCCGTACTACCAGGTGGCCCGGTTCGCGGCGCCGGCGATCGTCACGGGCAACGCGATCCTCCTCAAGCACGCACCGCAGTGCCCCGAGTCGGCCGCGGCGATCCAGCGGATGTTCGCCGACGCGGCCGCCGAGCTCGGCACCGACCCGGGCGTCTACGTGGACGTGCGCGCCACGAACGCGCAGGTCGAGACGGTCATCGCCGACCCGCGCGTGCAGGGCGTCTCCGTCACCGGATCCGAGCGGGCGGGCGCGGCCGTCGCGGAGATCGCGGGGCGGCACCTGAAGAAGGTCGTGCTCGAGCTCGGCGGATCCGACCCGTTCATCCTTCTGTCGACCGACGACCTCGACGCTGTCGTGCAGGACGCGGTGGCTGCCCGCCTCGACAACAACGGCCAGTCCTGCAACGGCGCCAAGCGCTTCCTCGTGATCGACGCCCTCTACGACGACTTCGTCACGCGCTTCACGGCCGCGCTCACGGCGGCCCAGCCTGCGGATCCGATGGCCGACGGCACCCTGCTCGGCCCGCTCTCCTCGCGCGCCGCGACCGAGCGCCTCACCGAGCAGCTGTCCCGCGCGGTGGCGCAGGGCGCGACCTTCCTCGCGAGCGGGGAGCCGGTCGGCAACATGTTCCCGCCGGCGGTGCTCGCCGACGTGACGCCCGAGATGGACGCCTACCGCGAGGAGTTCTTCGGGCCCGTCGCCGCGCTGTACCGCGTCTCCAGTGAGGAGGAGGCGATCGCGCTCGCCAACGACACCCCGTTCGGCCTTGGCTCGTACGTCTACACGACCGATCCGGAGCAGGCGCTGCGCGTCGCCGACGGCATCGACGCGGGCATGGTGTGGGTCAACCTCGTGCTCGGCGACGCGGCCGAGCTGCCCTTCGGCGGCGTCAAGCGCTCGGGCTCCGGCCGCGAGCTCGGCCGCCACGCGGTCGACGAGTTCGCCAACCGGAAGCTGATCCGCATCGCGTGA
- a CDS encoding LysR family transcriptional regulator, giving the protein MDLDLALVRAFLAVADELHFGRAAEELGIAQPVLSQRVQRLERRLGVTLLARTSRSVALTPAGVALRERGRALLRQAESGLDEVARIARGEVGRLDIGMVHSTVAIDAEHGGPIEGIRRFRARHPDVEVRVREGFTVDLMDALRRGELDVAVVRDPDPMPGVDLLELMTEPFVAVLPVAHPLAAADEVDAALLADEPFVFPPRRASEDAYRRNLAPVTERGRLIRVVQEGSTWSMIVHLVGAGLGVTIAPRSATVGAPASVRVLPLAGSTATSGVHLATRADDRRAVVDAFLAARLG; this is encoded by the coding sequence ATGGATCTGGACCTCGCCCTCGTGCGCGCCTTCCTCGCCGTAGCCGACGAGTTGCACTTCGGACGCGCGGCCGAGGAGCTCGGGATCGCGCAGCCGGTGCTGTCGCAGCGGGTGCAGCGCCTCGAGCGGCGGCTCGGCGTGACCCTGCTCGCGCGCACCTCGCGGAGCGTCGCGCTCACCCCGGCCGGCGTCGCGCTCCGGGAGCGCGGCCGGGCGCTCCTCCGGCAGGCGGAGTCCGGGCTCGACGAGGTCGCGCGCATCGCCCGCGGCGAGGTGGGGCGCCTCGACATCGGCATGGTGCACTCCACGGTCGCCATCGACGCGGAGCACGGCGGTCCGATCGAGGGCATCCGCCGCTTCCGCGCCCGCCACCCGGATGTCGAGGTGCGCGTGCGCGAGGGCTTCACGGTCGACCTGATGGACGCCCTCCGCCGCGGCGAGCTCGACGTCGCGGTCGTGCGCGACCCGGATCCGATGCCGGGCGTCGACCTGCTCGAGCTCATGACCGAGCCGTTCGTGGCGGTGCTCCCGGTCGCGCATCCGCTGGCCGCCGCCGACGAGGTGGATGCCGCGCTCCTCGCCGACGAGCCCTTCGTCTTCCCGCCGCGCCGCGCGAGCGAGGACGCCTACCGCCGGAACCTGGCGCCCGTCACCGAGCGCGGACGGCTGATCCGCGTGGTGCAGGAGGGCTCGACCTGGTCGATGATCGTGCACCTCGTCGGCGCCGGCCTCGGCGTGACGATCGCCCCGCGGAGCGCCACCGTGGGCGCACCTGCGAGCGTCCGGGTGCTGCCGCTGGCCGGATCCACCGCGACCTCGGGCGTGCACCTCGCCACCCGCGCCGACGACCGCCGCGCCGTGGTCGACGCGTTCCTCGCGGCCCGCCTCGGCTGA
- a CDS encoding GNAT family N-acetyltransferase: MSTEPETRTAPADTPPLEIGPLRDARDARAFRALNEAWITTHFVIEPEDERVLSDPRGQIVDRGGEVLLARAGDRVLGCVALIPEGDGVWELAKMAVDETVRGRGTGRLLLAAAVAEARRRGATTLVLASSVDLPAAVHLYEAVGFRHVAPEEAGHVPYARASVFMRMELTGDAA, from the coding sequence ATGAGCACGGAACCCGAGACCCGCACCGCCCCCGCCGACACCCCGCCCCTCGAGATCGGCCCCCTGCGCGACGCCCGTGACGCCCGGGCCTTCCGCGCGCTGAACGAGGCGTGGATCACGACCCACTTCGTGATCGAGCCCGAGGACGAGCGCGTGCTGTCGGATCCGCGGGGCCAGATCGTGGACCGCGGCGGCGAGGTGCTGCTGGCGCGCGCGGGCGACCGGGTGCTCGGCTGCGTCGCCCTCATCCCCGAGGGCGACGGCGTGTGGGAGCTCGCGAAGATGGCGGTCGACGAGACCGTGCGCGGCCGCGGCACCGGGCGCCTGCTGCTCGCCGCCGCCGTCGCCGAGGCCCGCCGCCGCGGCGCGACGACGCTCGTGCTCGCCAGCAGCGTCGACCTCCCGGCGGCCGTGCACCTCTACGAGGCCGTCGGGTTCCGGCACGTCGCGCCCGAGGAGGCCGGTCACGTGCCGTACGCGCGGGCGAGCGTGTTCATGCGGATGGAGCTGACGGGCGACGCCGCCTGA
- a CDS encoding transcription initiation protein, with protein MTKYLISFPSGEMDVPDGEWQTVVDESHQVVREAKAAGVWVFGGGIDESVPPVRVAADGSVTPGTYPQTSRLEGGYSILDLPDRAAAYAWAARIAAACRCAQEVREFGDDPES; from the coding sequence ATGACGAAGTACCTGATCTCGTTCCCGAGCGGCGAGATGGACGTGCCCGACGGCGAGTGGCAGACGGTGGTCGACGAGTCGCACCAGGTGGTGCGCGAGGCGAAGGCCGCGGGCGTCTGGGTCTTCGGCGGCGGCATCGACGAGTCCGTGCCGCCCGTGCGCGTGGCGGCCGACGGATCCGTGACCCCGGGCACCTACCCGCAGACGAGCCGGCTCGAGGGCGGCTACTCGATCCTCGACCTGCCGGACCGCGCGGCGGCGTACGCGTGGGCGGCGCGCATCGCGGCCGCGTGCCGGTGCGCGCAGGAGGTGCGGGAGTTCGGGGACGATCCGGAGAGCTGA
- a CDS encoding phosphotransferase family protein codes for MDDERDPGLRAPVGDLVGRPVAALEGVRREPLEYDAFLAHRSVTRIRGVAVTADGTRRPWSLVEKRTEGPALAVPYLVANGARELAAYRSGLLDALPSGIRAPRAHGTAQDADGGVTLWIEEVQHRGPRPLDRAALLDAAEALGALGGRWLGRPPADPWLFPGWIDRHAQPEAAAAGARILAAPGPRARALLGDRIPAAARLLASQDRVRAVLEGLPRTLCHHDATGANVFAAGDGIVLIDWESMGPGPVGADLASLLFSSVRRGDAPAAVVAAA; via the coding sequence ATGGACGACGAGCGGGACCCGGGGCTGCGCGCCCCCGTCGGCGACCTCGTCGGGCGGCCGGTCGCCGCGCTGGAGGGCGTCCGACGCGAGCCGCTCGAGTACGACGCGTTCCTCGCGCACCGGTCGGTGACGCGGATCCGCGGGGTCGCCGTGACCGCCGACGGGACGCGCCGCCCGTGGTCGCTCGTCGAGAAGCGCACCGAGGGTCCGGCGCTGGCCGTGCCGTACCTCGTCGCGAACGGCGCCCGCGAGCTGGCCGCCTACCGGTCGGGGTTGCTCGACGCGCTGCCGTCGGGGATCCGCGCACCGCGTGCCCACGGCACGGCGCAGGACGCCGACGGCGGCGTCACCCTGTGGATCGAGGAGGTGCAGCACCGCGGGCCGCGCCCGCTCGACCGGGCGGCGCTGCTCGACGCGGCGGAGGCGCTGGGCGCGCTCGGCGGGCGCTGGCTCGGCCGGCCGCCGGCGGATCCCTGGCTGTTCCCCGGCTGGATCGACCGGCACGCGCAGCCCGAGGCGGCTGCGGCGGGCGCACGGATCCTCGCCGCGCCCGGACCGCGCGCGAGGGCGTTGCTCGGCGACCGGATCCCCGCCGCCGCCCGCCTGCTGGCGTCGCAGGACCGCGTGCGCGCCGTGCTCGAGGGCCTGCCGCGCACGCTCTGCCACCACGACGCGACGGGCGCCAACGTGTTCGCGGCCGGCGACGGGATCGTGCTCATCGACTGGGAGTCGATGGGCCCGGGGCCGGTGGGCGCGGACCTCGCGTCACTGTTGTTCTCCTCCGTCCGTCGGGGCGACGCCCCGGCGGCGGTCGTGGCGGCCGCGTAG
- a CDS encoding alpha/beta fold hydrolase — protein MELVFVHGALVRDGAWWWRPAADLLEARLGIRSRAVELPSCGETASGRPEGGLVEDAVALRAVLDEVGEAVVVGHSYGGTVVAEAGAHPAVAHLVLISSYLPAAGLAQGGIMGGEPDPVAIGDDGHGALALAGLDAASFGARFLHDADPATQHEAFRRTTAQSPAAFTTPTTAEGWRGVDSTYLVCAEDRSTTVGLQRAHAARATRSVELPTGHHPFLTRPDLVVDAIAELLQQG, from the coding sequence ATGGAACTGGTCTTCGTGCACGGAGCGCTGGTGCGCGACGGAGCGTGGTGGTGGCGGCCGGCAGCCGATCTGCTCGAGGCGCGGCTCGGGATCCGCAGCCGCGCGGTCGAGCTCCCGTCCTGCGGGGAGACGGCGTCGGGGCGGCCCGAGGGCGGTCTCGTCGAGGACGCGGTCGCGCTGCGTGCCGTGCTGGACGAGGTCGGCGAGGCGGTCGTCGTAGGCCACTCGTACGGCGGCACGGTCGTCGCGGAGGCGGGCGCGCATCCGGCCGTCGCCCATCTGGTGCTGATCTCGTCGTACCTGCCCGCAGCCGGTCTCGCGCAGGGCGGCATCATGGGCGGCGAGCCGGATCCGGTCGCGATCGGCGACGACGGCCACGGAGCCCTCGCGCTCGCCGGTCTCGACGCGGCGTCGTTCGGCGCCCGGTTCCTCCACGACGCGGATCCCGCCACGCAGCACGAGGCCTTCCGCCGCACGACCGCCCAGTCGCCGGCCGCATTCACCACCCCGACGACCGCCGAGGGGTGGCGCGGGGTCGACTCCACCTACCTCGTCTGCGCGGAGGACCGCAGCACCACCGTCGGGCTGCAGCGGGCGCACGCCGCCCGGGCGACCCGATCCGTCGAGCTCCCGACGGGGCACCACCCCTTCCTGACGCGTCCGGACCTCGTGGTCGACGCGATCGCCGAGCTGCTGCAGCAGGGGTGA
- a CDS encoding cupin domain-containing protein, with amino-acid sequence MTPLPVTDLAAELREVTAHWTPRVVGRVNDQYVKVAKLRGELTWHAHEAEDEMFLVVSGRLRIQLPDDQEVVLGPGQFHVVPRGVQHNPVADEEVEIVLIETVTTAHTGDVIVPGTVPVERQVGGFR; translated from the coding sequence ATGACGCCGCTCCCCGTGACCGACCTCGCCGCCGAGCTCCGCGAGGTGACCGCGCACTGGACGCCGCGGGTCGTCGGGCGGGTGAACGACCAGTACGTGAAGGTCGCGAAGCTGCGGGGCGAGCTGACCTGGCACGCGCACGAGGCCGAGGACGAGATGTTCCTCGTGGTCTCGGGCAGGCTCCGCATCCAGCTGCCCGACGACCAGGAGGTCGTGCTCGGACCCGGGCAGTTCCACGTCGTGCCCCGCGGCGTGCAGCACAACCCGGTCGCCGACGAGGAGGTGGAGATCGTCCTCATCGAGACCGTCACCACCGCGCACACCGGCGACGTGATCGTGCCCGGCACCGTCCCGGTCGAGCGGCAGGTGGGCGGCTTCCGCTGA